ACAGCTGAACCAGACAGATTTACAAATCGAGGAATCACGGTGTCTATGTTATCTGAAGATAACCGTCAGTTTTTAAGCGCCTTACCATATCATCAGTCTTTAGTCTTTGAAAGTAATGAGCAACAGATCAAACTTCTAATGGTTCATGGCAGTGTAGATTCCAATACCGAATATCTAACAAGTGACTATCCCAAAGATAAGATCAGTGACATGATGGAAAATTCTCAGACAGACATATTGCTCTGTGGGCACACTCACAAACCCTATCATCGTCGCTTGGCATTGGTCAATCAGGGAAAAACTATATGGAAACATGTGATTAATACTGGATCTGTCGGTAAACCAAAAGATGGTGACAATAGAGCTTGTTATGTAATGCTTGAGCTAGACCAATATTTCTCTGAACACAAGTTAGATAAATTGAACGTAAAGCTACACCGTGTAAGCTACAAGGTAGATATCGCATTAGATAAACTTTCTCAAAGTCTTTTTCCTCTTGAGTATATAGAGGCCTTACGCTTAGCCAAATAAGACAGCGTCTCAATCGAAGCAAATAAATTTTCAATTGCTAATTCCATGAATTTCAAGAACCCTCTGATCTTACTGATCACCACCTTTGTTATCCATTTTGGAGCCATCGAAGTGAAGGCCCAATCAACACTACCATCCAAGGTAAAACGCTACCTTAGAAGTGTAGAGAAGGATACACTACAGATTCCAGAAGACCGCAAGCAAGTACTTCAGGAAACTGCTTCACATATAATTTCCAACAGTACAGTAAAACTACACTTTGTCTGTTCACACAACTCTAGAAGAAGTCAGATGGCTCAACTTATAACGGAAGCTATCGGACAGTACTATAATATAAATATTGAAGCTTATTCAGGTGGTACACATGCTACAGCCTTAAATCCTCGTGCTGCTGCTACTCTGCAAAGAGTTGGATTTGACCTAAAAATGGCACCAGGAGCGGATATTCCGCAATACTCGATTCAATTGGGTGAAGAAACTTTCTTGATGTACTCCAAAAAGTATGATGATATGCAAAACCCTAAAAAAGATTTTATAGCCATCATGGTATGCAGTGAGGCTGATAGAGCATGCCCCATCATACCAGGAGCTACCTTGCGTGTAGCACTTCCTTATACAGACCCTCGTAAGTTTGATGGGACAGAAGAAGAGGAGAAGGCTTATGACATCGTTTGTAAA
This portion of the Limibacter armeniacum genome encodes:
- a CDS encoding metallophosphoesterase family protein, which gives rise to MKIAFISDIHANMPALEAVLADIDSKQPDYIYCLGDLVGYNCWPNEVVEELRRRKIPTIMGNHDEAMITAEPDRFTNRGITVSMLSEDNRQFLSALPYHQSLVFESNEQQIKLLMVHGSVDSNTEYLTSDYPKDKISDMMENSQTDILLCGHTHKPYHRRLALVNQGKTIWKHVINTGSVGKPKDGDNRACYVMLELDQYFSEHKLDKLNVKLHRVSYKVDIALDKLSQSLFPLEYIEALRLAK
- a CDS encoding arsenate reductase/protein-tyrosine-phosphatase family protein; its protein translation is MNFKNPLILLITTFVIHFGAIEVKAQSTLPSKVKRYLRSVEKDTLQIPEDRKQVLQETASHIISNSTVKLHFVCSHNSRRSQMAQLITEAIGQYYNINIEAYSGGTHATALNPRAAATLQRVGFDLKMAPGADIPQYSIQLGEETFLMYSKKYDDMQNPKKDFIAIMVCSEADRACPIIPGATLRVALPYTDPRKFDGTEEEEKAYDIVCKQIARDLIYLMAKVKSASL